From a single Fulvivirga ulvae genomic region:
- a CDS encoding pinensin family lanthipeptide: protein MKAKNLNLIQISIKSFVTHFENSNNGKTLKGGVGRRR, encoded by the coding sequence ATGAAAGCCAAAAATTTGAACTTAATTCAAATTTCTATTAAGAGTTTTGTTACTCATTTTGAAAATAGTAATAATGGAAAAACTTTAAAAGGCGGAGTAGGGCGTCGGAGATAG
- a CDS encoding pinensin family lanthipeptide, whose product MKKLDLVNLRVTSFITELKSHEKQTVHGGIDLEPREPTFGCPSNGVSCLPPRSKGCFSEGPGQCTLDGEFVG is encoded by the coding sequence ATGAAAAAGTTAGATTTAGTCAATTTGAGAGTAACCAGTTTTATAACAGAATTGAAGAGCCATGAAAAACAAACTGTTCATGGAGGAATAGATCTTGAACCACGGGAACCTACTTTCGGATGCCCTTCCAATGGAGTGAGTTGTTTGCCTCCAAGAAGTAAGGGATGTTTCAGTGAGGGGCCAGGCCAATGTACATTGGATGGAGAGTTCGTTGGCTGA
- a CDS encoding S8 family serine peptidase has protein sequence MQPKLLIRQIGRYWNVDRVLKLAFLVCILLTSTSLAFSQKYFYYYNGEKQPLELNTNYVYLVLQSDIPDSNQLSALVDKDVQITKFSLDNSAQTLKAVGNYKASSEYWAELKLKSDMSSEEYLTYLKALEAQESIKIATPYFKNKEEEKIGLSNYFYVKLKSKDDFARLDKMAREIGVAIVGQNKFMPLWYTLKCTKDSKFNALETANRFYESGVFEHAEPDLMVDELPHTPNDPLYGDQWGLNNTGQYGGAGTDMQVEDAWELTKGSRDVIVAVLDQGFEMNHPELQGNTFGTGFDTESGTTPALVLGSHGTACAGIIGARDDNNTGISGVAPNVRLMSVSNSLAGTPNSRQKRADGINWAWQNGADVISNSWGSGVQYAIIDNAITNALNNGRGGLGTIILFSAGNGNGNVSYPANSNPDIIAVGAMSPCGERKSLTSCDGEGWGSDFGAQLDVVAPGVLVSTTDRQGSAGYNNGVAIHPNLGGTLVANDYADQNHTIWFNGTSAACPMVAGVAALVLSVNPCLTHDEVEDIIEQSAQKVGGYAYVNTFGRPNGTWHNEMGYGLVDAEAAVQLAQQMLPDNGDFDIYAKDRPFDIGNEPNPDNGPMWISEDIWVRQNLDGGGAHQNPEFKLFSPNGVYVKIRNKSSVTSDCANLSLYFSKASTGLVWPNHWINYSLSGVLNGDKINTVSIPPIAPGGSYTVEIPWYPPNPGDFVNDIHHFCLLARIESPADPMFSELSGVGVSGNVKKNNNIVWKNVQVYNNDFDGFTSLYVRGTERGWSKIDLSFWDRGFEDKIDKPFFDRGGEIRVKVDPEFFERIKEADLQEVKIIDDNMLYIASPKARISGIPIYSKETFSVHFAFGVDVGEGEEVILDVLQQNTEKRTLEGGERFVITNTRKGQFDKLKLDVKKDNLVYPNPADGEIYLKYEVLSDDSEVEISIYNILDAQQSMKLFSGKIHRGERFEKYDVHKLKKGVYILQLKVGDKVTTERVVIE, from the coding sequence ATGCAACCTAAACTACTTATTCGACAAATAGGGCGGTACTGGAATGTGGACCGGGTGCTGAAACTGGCATTCCTGGTCTGCATCCTTTTAACATCAACATCACTGGCCTTTTCCCAGAAGTACTTCTACTACTACAATGGAGAGAAGCAGCCTTTGGAACTCAATACCAATTACGTATATCTTGTGCTACAATCAGATATTCCTGATTCCAACCAGTTAAGTGCTCTGGTGGATAAGGATGTGCAGATTACAAAATTTAGCCTGGATAACTCTGCACAAACACTGAAAGCCGTGGGCAACTACAAAGCTTCATCAGAGTATTGGGCAGAACTAAAATTGAAGTCGGACATGTCTTCAGAGGAGTATCTGACATACTTAAAAGCGCTTGAAGCACAGGAAAGTATTAAAATTGCTACTCCCTATTTTAAAAACAAGGAGGAAGAAAAGATCGGTCTGTCCAACTACTTTTATGTTAAGCTCAAAAGTAAGGATGACTTTGCCCGTTTGGATAAAATGGCGCGGGAGATTGGTGTAGCAATCGTAGGGCAGAATAAATTTATGCCTTTATGGTATACTTTAAAGTGTACCAAGGACTCCAAATTTAATGCGCTTGAAACGGCAAACCGGTTTTATGAATCAGGGGTGTTTGAGCATGCCGAACCAGACCTAATGGTGGATGAGCTTCCACATACTCCAAATGACCCATTATACGGAGATCAGTGGGGGCTTAACAATACAGGACAATATGGAGGAGCAGGTACTGATATGCAGGTTGAAGATGCCTGGGAATTAACTAAAGGAAGCAGGGATGTGATAGTAGCTGTTTTGGATCAGGGATTTGAGATGAACCACCCTGAATTACAGGGTAATACATTTGGCACTGGCTTTGATACCGAGTCGGGAACAACTCCAGCTTTGGTGTTGGGTAGCCATGGTACAGCCTGTGCCGGTATTATAGGAGCAAGGGACGATAATAACACGGGTATCAGTGGAGTAGCCCCGAACGTGAGGTTAATGTCCGTAAGTAACTCATTGGCAGGAACACCTAACTCAAGACAAAAAAGAGCTGATGGTATCAACTGGGCATGGCAAAATGGTGCTGATGTGATAAGCAACTCATGGGGCTCAGGAGTGCAGTATGCCATTATTGATAATGCGATCACCAACGCACTTAATAATGGACGTGGAGGGTTAGGTACTATTATTCTGTTCTCTGCTGGCAATGGAAATGGTAACGTAAGCTATCCGGCGAATAGTAACCCTGATATCATTGCCGTGGGTGCAATGAGTCCATGCGGAGAAAGGAAGAGCCTTACCTCTTGTGATGGAGAAGGCTGGGGAAGCGATTTTGGAGCTCAACTGGATGTAGTTGCTCCTGGAGTACTGGTTTCTACTACTGACAGGCAAGGCTCTGCCGGCTATAACAATGGTGTAGCCATACACCCCAACCTTGGAGGAACCCTGGTAGCTAATGATTATGCTGACCAAAACCATACAATTTGGTTTAACGGTACTTCAGCTGCATGCCCTATGGTAGCTGGTGTAGCTGCACTGGTATTATCAGTTAATCCATGTCTCACTCATGATGAAGTAGAAGATATCATCGAACAATCAGCGCAGAAAGTTGGTGGATATGCTTACGTCAATACTTTTGGCAGGCCTAATGGTACCTGGCACAACGAAATGGGCTATGGACTGGTAGATGCTGAAGCGGCGGTCCAACTTGCCCAACAAATGCTTCCTGATAACGGTGATTTTGATATCTATGCCAAAGACAGACCCTTTGATATTGGTAATGAGCCTAATCCGGATAATGGGCCAATGTGGATCAGCGAGGATATATGGGTACGTCAAAACCTTGATGGTGGTGGGGCACATCAAAATCCTGAATTCAAATTATTCTCTCCTAACGGTGTATATGTCAAAATACGCAACAAGAGCAGTGTAACCAGCGATTGTGCCAACTTGTCTTTATATTTCTCAAAGGCATCTACCGGCCTTGTATGGCCAAATCACTGGATCAATTACTCGCTTTCAGGAGTTTTGAATGGTGATAAGATCAATACGGTTTCCATACCTCCGATAGCTCCGGGTGGTTCTTATACGGTTGAAATACCCTGGTATCCGCCAAATCCGGGAGATTTTGTAAATGACATACACCATTTCTGTTTGCTGGCCAGAATTGAGTCACCTGCTGACCCGATGTTCAGTGAGCTTAGCGGAGTTGGCGTAAGTGGTAATGTAAAAAAGAATAATAACATTGTATGGAAGAATGTCCAGGTATACAACAATGATTTTGATGGCTTCACAAGTTTATACGTAAGAGGAACTGAGAGAGGATGGAGCAAGATCGATCTGTCGTTTTGGGACAGAGGTTTTGAGGATAAAATAGATAAACCATTCTTTGACAGAGGAGGGGAGATCAGAGTAAAAGTAGACCCTGAATTCTTCGAAAGAATAAAAGAAGCTGATTTGCAAGAGGTTAAAATTATAGATGATAACATGCTTTATATTGCTTCTCCAAAGGCGCGTATTTCTGGTATTCCGATATATAGTAAGGAGACATTCTCAGTGCATTTTGCCTTTGGTGTAGATGTTGGGGAGGGAGAAGAGGTGATCCTTGATGTATTACAGCAAAATACTGAAAAGCGAACATTGGAAGGCGGTGAGCGCTTTGTAATCACCAATACCAGGAAAGGACAATTCGATAAGTTAAAACTGGATGTGAAAAAGGACAATCTGGTATATCCTAACCCTGCTGACGGCGAGATATATCTCAAATACGAAGTGTTGTCAGATGACAGCGAAGTTGAGATCTCCATTTACAACATCCTGGATGCACAGCAGTCTATGAAATTGTTTAGCGGTAAAATCCACCGAGGCGAGCGATTTGAGAAATATGACGTTCACAAATTGAAGAAAGGAGTTTATATACTTCAACTGAAAGTGGGTGATAAAGTAACTACCGAAAGGGTGGTGATTGAGTAA
- a CDS encoding response regulator transcription factor, producing MHDYSVVIIDDHLLFAQALENLVNTFDNFKVLYQVNNGRELLTHLEKDEIAPDIALMDINMPVLNGIETMHMLNKDHPDIKVLALSMDDDEGTIIKMLRAGAKGYLLKDIHPQTFHGALNDVIHKGFYYSEKITSTVLSSLHKAEAPEVILKDREIEFLKLACTEKTYKEIAGDMFLSPKTIDGYRESLFEKLQVKSRVGLVLYAIKHDLYKI from the coding sequence ATGCATGATTACTCTGTTGTAATTATTGATGATCACTTGCTGTTTGCCCAGGCTCTGGAGAATCTGGTAAACACTTTTGACAATTTCAAGGTCCTGTACCAGGTGAACAATGGAAGAGAATTGCTTACGCACCTTGAAAAGGATGAAATAGCTCCTGATATTGCCCTGATGGATATTAATATGCCTGTGCTTAACGGTATTGAAACCATGCATATGCTTAATAAAGACCATCCGGATATTAAAGTACTGGCATTATCTATGGATGATGATGAAGGTACCATCATTAAAATGCTAAGGGCCGGTGCCAAAGGTTATTTGCTTAAGGATATTCACCCGCAGACATTTCATGGTGCGCTGAATGACGTGATCCATAAAGGTTTCTACTACTCGGAAAAGATCACAAGCACTGTTTTGAGTTCTTTACACAAGGCTGAGGCTCCGGAAGTTATTTTAAAAGACAGAGAGATAGAGTTCCTGAAACTGGCCTGTACCGAAAAAACTTATAAAGAAATAGCCGGTGATATGTTTCTTAGTCCTAAAACAATTGATGGGTACAGGGAGTCATTATTTGAGAAGCTTCAGGTGAAGAGCCGGGTCGGTCTGGTGCTTTATGCTATAAAACACGACCTGTACAAAATTTAA
- a CDS encoding sensor histidine kinase translates to MEQDVVLVATITLIVLVVIIIILFGTFQARKNKYIQAEKKFEEEIAKSQMEIHEQALKNMGWELHDNIGQLLSVARMQLNILQAKLPDGHKEETVDVSEILGDCLKEIRLLSKTLNPDIIREMGLVRSIELELERFNKLNFLKAKLSVQGEEYMVPQKDGIILFRILQEFFSNVIKHSKAQHLDVNLEYSANKLLISAKDDGIGFDYEEVIKGAGLINMKSRAKLIGAEYNMVSAKNKGVELILEYNLTQKSYA, encoded by the coding sequence ATGGAGCAAGATGTTGTTTTAGTGGCCACAATTACACTGATCGTTTTAGTTGTGATCATTATCATTCTATTCGGAACATTCCAGGCTAGAAAAAACAAGTATATTCAGGCGGAAAAAAAGTTTGAAGAGGAAATCGCCAAATCGCAGATGGAAATCCATGAACAGGCCCTTAAAAACATGGGATGGGAACTCCATGATAATATCGGGCAGCTACTTTCCGTAGCCCGTATGCAACTCAACATACTGCAAGCTAAATTACCGGATGGCCATAAGGAAGAAACAGTTGATGTAAGTGAGATTTTGGGTGATTGCCTGAAGGAAATAAGATTGCTATCCAAAACACTAAATCCTGATATAATCAGAGAGATGGGGCTTGTCCGGTCTATAGAACTTGAGCTGGAGCGATTTAATAAACTTAATTTTCTAAAGGCAAAACTTTCGGTGCAGGGAGAGGAGTATATGGTGCCTCAAAAGGACGGCATAATTTTGTTTAGAATATTACAGGAGTTTTTTTCCAACGTAATTAAACACTCCAAAGCACAACATTTGGATGTAAATTTAGAATATTCAGCAAATAAATTATTAATTTCAGCTAAGGATGACGGAATCGGCTTTGACTACGAAGAAGTCATTAAAGGGGCGGGGCTGATTAATATGAAAAGCCGTGCAAAACTTATCGGTGCTGAGTATAATATGGTGTCAGCAAAAAACAAAGGAGTCGAGTTAATTCTGGAATATAACCTAACGCAGAAAAGCTATGCATGA
- a CDS encoding pinensin family lanthipeptide — protein sequence MKDKKIKLEDLKVQSFITRLNDEASEIAKGGATGFLCGGSASVKIACLSQGAQICSDDSC from the coding sequence ATGAAGGATAAGAAAATAAAACTTGAAGATTTGAAAGTTCAAAGTTTCATTACACGTCTGAATGATGAGGCATCTGAAATTGCCAAAGGAGGAGCTACCGGCTTCCTTTGCGGGGGCAGTGCATCTGTTAAAATTGCGTGTTTATCGCAAGGAGCACAGATTTGCAGCGACGATTCGTGCTGA
- the trmB gene encoding tRNA (guanosine(46)-N7)-methyltransferase TrmB, with protein MSRQKMARFAENAKRDNVIEPGKEIIENIKGNWHERCFKNSNDITVELACGRGEYTIGMARIFPEKNFIGVDLKGDRIWKGSGIALEEGLTNAAFLRVHILELLNYFEPGELSDIWITFPDPRPKDRDEKRRITHPRFLDLYKALIRPGGNVFFKTDNTGLFEYTLEVLKDRNDIEDLVYTFDLYHSELKPECYDIRTRYEQKFNELGHDIKYMRFKFKS; from the coding sequence ATGAGTAGACAAAAGATGGCACGTTTTGCAGAAAATGCAAAACGAGATAATGTGATAGAACCCGGCAAGGAGATCATTGAGAACATAAAGGGAAACTGGCATGAGAGATGCTTTAAAAATAGTAACGATATTACGGTAGAACTTGCCTGTGGAAGAGGAGAATATACCATTGGTATGGCCCGCATTTTTCCAGAAAAGAATTTCATAGGGGTTGATCTTAAGGGAGACAGAATATGGAAAGGAAGTGGCATCGCCTTAGAAGAAGGGCTTACCAACGCAGCCTTTTTAAGAGTGCATATCCTTGAACTGCTCAATTATTTTGAACCCGGCGAATTGTCAGATATATGGATAACATTCCCTGATCCCAGGCCTAAAGACAGAGATGAGAAAAGAAGGATTACCCACCCTCGATTCCTTGATCTTTATAAAGCACTTATCAGACCCGGAGGCAACGTGTTTTTCAAAACTGACAATACTGGTCTTTTTGAATATACCCTTGAGGTACTAAAAGATCGCAACGATATAGAGGATCTGGTTTATACATTTGACCTGTACCATTCTGAGCTTAAACCGGAGTGTTATGATATACGCACAAGGTACGAGCAAAAGTTCAACGAACTTGGGCATGATATTAAATACATGCGTTTTAAGTTTAAGTCCTAA
- a CDS encoding bifunctional folylpolyglutamate synthase/dihydrofolate synthase: protein MSDINKYSNTYFSSYQQVLDYMYTQLPMFQRIGGAAFKKDLTNTRALCRYLSYPEHQFKSIHIAGTNGKGSSSNYLAAILQSAGYKTGLYTSPHLKNFTERIKVNGMEIPEDRVIDFMNRVYPFIEEHHPSFFELTVGMAFDCFAVEKVDIAVIEVGMGGRLDSTNVIIPEVSLITNISADHMQWLGNTLQEVATEKGGIIKDHIPVVISEKQEGISDVFEHISAERHADLYFAGDSYTAGFDQAGDLIIYSESNKLISLNIQPAGYYQTKNIPGVLKVIDILRTRGFEIKPEHIKQGIENVKSITGLKGRWHVLSTCPMVVCDVGHNKAGVEFIINQIASTPHKDLYMVWGAVNDKDISDILTILPKEGHYFFCQADIPRALEAEKLHDAAAGYGLKGEVVKNVNEAISIAKAQADHNDLIFVGGSTFVVAEIADL from the coding sequence ATGTCTGACATAAATAAATACTCCAATACATATTTTTCCAGCTATCAGCAGGTGCTGGATTACATGTACACGCAGCTTCCAATGTTCCAAAGGATTGGCGGAGCTGCTTTTAAAAAGGACTTAACAAATACCCGGGCCCTTTGCCGGTATTTAAGTTACCCTGAGCATCAGTTTAAATCTATACATATTGCGGGTACTAACGGGAAAGGAAGCAGCTCTAATTATCTGGCAGCTATACTGCAATCCGCAGGGTACAAAACAGGTTTGTATACTTCTCCGCATCTGAAAAATTTTACTGAACGGATAAAGGTCAATGGGATGGAGATCCCTGAAGACAGGGTAATAGACTTTATGAACAGGGTGTACCCCTTTATAGAAGAACACCATCCATCATTTTTCGAGCTTACAGTTGGAATGGCATTTGACTGCTTTGCTGTAGAGAAAGTCGATATTGCCGTGATTGAAGTTGGTATGGGAGGCAGGCTTGATTCCACTAATGTGATCATTCCGGAAGTATCTTTGATTACCAATATCAGCGCTGACCATATGCAGTGGCTCGGCAACACACTTCAGGAAGTTGCTACAGAAAAAGGGGGTATCATAAAGGACCATATACCTGTGGTTATTAGCGAAAAACAAGAAGGGATATCTGACGTGTTTGAACATATTTCGGCAGAGCGGCACGCTGATCTGTATTTTGCCGGAGATAGCTACACTGCCGGTTTTGATCAGGCCGGTGATCTTATAATATACTCCGAAAGTAATAAGCTAATTTCATTAAATATACAGCCAGCCGGCTACTATCAAACTAAAAATATACCAGGGGTCTTAAAGGTCATAGATATATTGCGGACCAGAGGTTTTGAAATCAAACCGGAACACATTAAGCAGGGAATTGAAAATGTAAAATCAATAACAGGCCTGAAAGGAAGATGGCACGTATTGTCTACCTGTCCTATGGTGGTTTGTGATGTTGGACATAATAAAGCAGGTGTTGAATTTATTATTAACCAGATAGCCTCAACACCCCATAAGGATCTTTATATGGTTTGGGGAGCTGTAAATGATAAGGACATTTCTGATATATTAACGATACTCCCAAAAGAGGGGCACTATTTCTTTTGTCAGGCCGACATACCAAGAGCGCTGGAGGCAGAGAAATTACATGATGCGGCTGCCGGGTACGGGTTGAAGGGTGAAGTAGTTAAAAACGTGAACGAGGCCATATCTATAGCAAAAGCCCAGGCAGATCATAACGATCTCATATTTGTTGGAGGAAGTACCTTTGTTGTTGCCGAAATAGCTGACCTGTAA
- a CDS encoding ExbD/TolR family protein: MALRSKHTVEPMFSMSSMTDIIFLLLIFFMLTSSFITPSGLPVNLPTSRASTVELQKVSVTITKNLDYYVNDKKVSKGMLEGELKSKLKGTDGVVVLHIDESVPTQHLVNVAGIATALEAKVSIATKPN, from the coding sequence ATGGCATTAAGATCAAAACATACAGTAGAGCCAATGTTCAGCATGTCATCCATGACTGACATCATATTTTTGTTGCTTATATTCTTTATGCTTACTTCATCTTTCATTACTCCATCAGGTTTGCCGGTCAACCTGCCCACCAGCCGGGCATCTACGGTAGAACTCCAGAAGGTTTCGGTGACTATTACCAAAAACCTGGATTATTATGTGAATGATAAGAAGGTGAGTAAAGGAATGCTGGAAGGGGAACTAAAAAGCAAGTTAAAAGGTACTGATGGTGTGGTTGTACTACATATCGACGAAAGTGTGCCAACACAGCACTTGGTTAATGTAGCAGGTATTGCCACAGCCCTTGAGGCTAAGGTATCTATAGCAACAAAACCGAATTAA
- a CDS encoding MotA/TolQ/ExbB proton channel family protein, which translates to MILAILAQITTSVDTSGVSEELKSESVLDLLFKGGFMMIPLLILSIAAVYIFVERVLTINKASKTPEAFMGKIRSMVEKGDISGAKVLCHEYDSPTARMIEKGISRIGSPLKNIEVSIENVGKIEIFKLEKNLSLLATISGSAPMLGFLGTVIGMIDAFIAIANEEGSVSPKLLSEGIYTAMVTTAAGLFVGILAYLGYNYLVTRVQKVVHKMEYSSVDFIDLLQEPR; encoded by the coding sequence ATGATTTTAGCGATATTAGCGCAGATTACAACTAGCGTAGATACATCCGGAGTGAGCGAAGAACTCAAATCCGAATCAGTTCTGGACCTCCTTTTTAAAGGAGGTTTTATGATGATACCCCTTCTGATCCTGTCGATTGCGGCAGTTTATATTTTTGTAGAACGTGTACTTACCATAAACAAAGCATCCAAAACCCCGGAAGCGTTTATGGGGAAGATCAGGAGCATGGTTGAGAAAGGTGATATCAGTGGAGCCAAAGTACTTTGCCATGAATATGATTCACCGACTGCCAGAATGATTGAAAAGGGCATATCAAGGATCGGCAGCCCGCTAAAGAATATTGAGGTGAGTATCGAAAATGTAGGTAAAATTGAGATTTTTAAGTTAGAGAAAAACCTCTCATTACTGGCCACAATTTCAGGATCGGCTCCTATGCTGGGGTTTCTTGGAACTGTAATTGGTATGATCGATGCATTTATTGCTATCGCCAATGAAGAAGGCTCTGTAAGTCCCAAGTTACTTTCAGAAGGTATTTACACAGCTATGGTTACCACTGCGGCAGGTTTGTTTGTAGGCATACTGGCTTACCTGGGATACAACTATCTCGTTACACGCGTTCAAAAAGTGGTGCATAAAATGGAGTACAGTTCTGTAGACTTTATTGACCTCTTACAGGAGCCGAGATAG